In one window of Helianthus annuus cultivar XRQ/B chromosome 17, HanXRQr2.0-SUNRISE, whole genome shotgun sequence DNA:
- the LOC110923769 gene encoding glutathione S-transferase T3-like, with translation MNLLNQPLSWDPNLYGWNPNQNTDGMGSSQAFGSAQAFGSPLHEPDVVPETQPEVPDTQPETQKGKGKAKRAHKKKVETNTRAKKNVITWEPEEEYALTRAFIDVSENPVISNNQSKTVFWNRIRELFFELMGRGEEYRLPDSISGKWTDINRKCTNFQTVYQRLYSGWKSGSSDEDITQEALVEYTEANGHFPYMKFWQILRHSPKWAIVSTPSGRSGNTRPSKRSKTNESGEPETPTSDARNTDLNEDIPDAEPVEELPRPPGRKSRAKKPESSSMSMGTDMSNAFSEINKRLQDIHELGNKRLEENREVREIMRDRQWTHDFEFYSKPHDHLTGKALKMALAQKERIEKKYNL, from the exons ATGAATCTTTTGAACCAACCGCTATCATGGGACCCTAATCTCTACGGGTGGAACCCAAATCAAAACACGGATGGGATGGGGTCGTCTCAAGCGTTTGGGTCGGCTCAAGCTTTCGGGTCCCCACTACACGAACCCGATGTTGttccggagacgcaacccgaggTACCGGATACGCAACCGGAGAcgcaaaaaggaaaaggaaaagcaaAACGGGCACATAAAAAGAAAGTGGAAACCAACACCCGAGCGAAAAAAAATGTGATAACGTGGGAGCCCGAAGAGGAGTATGCGTTAACCCGCGCTTTCATCGATGTTTCGGAGAACCCGGTCatat caaacaatcaaagtaaaaCCGTATTTTGGAACCGAATACGAGAACTCTTTTTCGAGCTCATGGGTAGAGGAGAGGAATACCGCCTACCGGACTCTATATCGGGGAAGTGGACCGATATAAACAGGAAatgcacaaactttcaaaccgtgTACCAACGCTTGTATTCCGGATGGAAAAGTGGAAGTAGCGATGAAGACATTACGCAAGAGGCATTGGTCGAGTATACGGAGGCTAATGGCCATTTCCCGTACATGAAGTTTTGGCAAATCCTTCGCCATAGCCCCAAATGGGCCATCGTATCTACTCCAAGTGGTCGTTCGGGAAATACACGGCCATCAAAGAGGTCCAAAACAAACGAGTCGGGTGAACCCGAAACGCCAACCTCCGACGCTCGAAACACCGACTTGAACGAGGATATTCCGGATGCCGAGCCGGTGGAGGAGCTACCAAGACCGCCCGGAAGAAAAAGCCGGGCGAAAAAACCCGAGTCGTCGTCGATGTCTATGGGAACGGATATGAGTAACGCATTTTCGGAGATAAACAAGCGACTTCAAGACATACACGAACTCGGTAATAAACGTTTGGAGGAGAACCGCGAAGTTAGGGAGATTATGCGGGATCGACAATGGACTCACGACTTTGAGTTCTACTCCAAACCGCATGACCACTTAACGGGAAAAGCTTTGAAAATGGCGTTGGCACAAAAGGAGcggattgaaaaaaaatataatctttga
- the LOC110921810 gene encoding uncharacterized protein LOC110921810 isoform X1, translating into MGRLSTKKHKWTKIEDEALISSLTELCQSGWKRDNNIFRSGYTTVLEKELKSKLPGCNLKASPHIESRLKTLKKHCDAITDMKDAFGIEWRSADCMLICYDDDVWDDWVKDHSDAKGLRNKPFPYYDELCFIFGKHRGNHRNIEDASDANRAVETYETSEYAGHMSKHKQFKVSVNDEANGHKGDDMAADDDSNDDDDDDLSIDNATHAANKKGHSSNWSSRTEGLVKIIEALIKKQDEQFSVLVGIVGIDVATDKAAADKRTKLNGELKKIPNLSLQARLRAASVIVGDSAKLDLFFSLSNEERKEWVSMLLSGLI; encoded by the exons ATGGGTAGATTGTCAACTAAAAAACACAAGTGGACAAAAATAGAAGATGAGGCATTGATTTCTTCACTCACAGAGTTATGTCAATCTGGTTGGAAAAGAGACAATAACATCTTCAGAAGTGGATACACAACTGTGCTTGAGAAAGAGTTGAAATCTAAGCTTCCTGGATGTAACCTCAAGGCAAGTCCGCATATTGAGTCGAGGCTTAAAACGTTAAAGAAGCATTGCGATGCGATAACGGATATGAAAGATGCGTTTGGCATAGAATGGAGAAGCGCAGACTGCATGTTAATCtgttatgatgatgatgtatGGGATGATTGGGTAAAG GATCATTCGGATGCGAAGGGGTTGAGAAATAAACCGTTTCCTTATTATGATGAATTGTGTTTTATATTTGGAAAACACAGAGGGAATCATAGGAATATTGAAGATGCATCGGATGCTAATCGAGCCGTAGAGACATACGAGACTAGTGAGTATGCTGGTCATATGTCAAAACACAAGCAATTTAAAGTGTCGGTAAATGACGAGGCTAACGGTCATAAAGGGGATGACATGGCCGCTGACGATGATTCAAACGACGACGACGATGATGATCTGTCGATAGATAATGCTACACATGCTGCTAACAAGAAGGGTCACAGTAGTAATTGGTCTTCACGAACAGAAGGGTTAGTGAAGATAATTGAGGCGTTGATAAAAAAGCAAGATGAGCAGTTTTCGGTTTTGGTAGGAATAGTTGGTATAGACGTCGCGACAGATAAGGCGGCAGCTGATAAAAGAACGAAATTGAACGGAGAGTTGAAAAAGATACCAAATCTTAGTCTACAAGCACGACTTCGAGCGGCATCTGTTATTGTTGGTGACTCTGCTAAACTTGATCTTTTTTTTAGTCTTTCTAATGAAGAAAGGAAAGAATGGGTGTCAATGTTACTTTCAGGGCTTATTTAA
- the LOC110921810 gene encoding uncharacterized protein LOC110921810 isoform X2 yields MKDAFGIEWRSADCMLICYDDDVWDDWVKDHSDAKGLRNKPFPYYDELCFIFGKHRGNHRNIEDASDANRAVETYETSEYAGHMSKHKQFKVSVNDEANGHKGDDMAADDDSNDDDDDDLSIDNATHAANKKGHSSNWSSRTEGLVKIIEALIKKQDEQFSVLVGIVGIDVATDKAAADKRTKLNGELKKIPNLSLQARLRAASVIVGDSAKLDLFFSLSNEERKEWVSMLLSGLI; encoded by the exons ATGAAAGATGCGTTTGGCATAGAATGGAGAAGCGCAGACTGCATGTTAATCtgttatgatgatgatgtatGGGATGATTGGGTAAAG GATCATTCGGATGCGAAGGGGTTGAGAAATAAACCGTTTCCTTATTATGATGAATTGTGTTTTATATTTGGAAAACACAGAGGGAATCATAGGAATATTGAAGATGCATCGGATGCTAATCGAGCCGTAGAGACATACGAGACTAGTGAGTATGCTGGTCATATGTCAAAACACAAGCAATTTAAAGTGTCGGTAAATGACGAGGCTAACGGTCATAAAGGGGATGACATGGCCGCTGACGATGATTCAAACGACGACGACGATGATGATCTGTCGATAGATAATGCTACACATGCTGCTAACAAGAAGGGTCACAGTAGTAATTGGTCTTCACGAACAGAAGGGTTAGTGAAGATAATTGAGGCGTTGATAAAAAAGCAAGATGAGCAGTTTTCGGTTTTGGTAGGAATAGTTGGTATAGACGTCGCGACAGATAAGGCGGCAGCTGATAAAAGAACGAAATTGAACGGAGAGTTGAAAAAGATACCAAATCTTAGTCTACAAGCACGACTTCGAGCGGCATCTGTTATTGTTGGTGACTCTGCTAAACTTGATCTTTTTTTTAGTCTTTCTAATGAAGAAAGGAAAGAATGGGTGTCAATGTTACTTTCAGGGCTTATTTAA